Proteins from a genomic interval of Pseudomonas asplenii:
- a CDS encoding PA4575 family protein — protein sequence MSRSLCLTRQCLGLVTRIECVIRPLAGDNGMWALLFAAGMAGEQPSAIKSQGPFHGPFVAESILDSIVESLTLHGYQLAEEPQIWRLHLQAQLRQINGSRGRQLH from the coding sequence ATGTCGCGCAGCCTGTGTCTTACCCGCCAATGCCTGGGGCTGGTCACCCGTATCGAATGCGTCATTCGCCCGCTTGCCGGGGATAACGGTATGTGGGCTCTGCTGTTTGCCGCTGGAATGGCGGGTGAGCAGCCCTCCGCAATCAAATCCCAGGGCCCGTTCCATGGCCCCTTCGTTGCCGAATCGATCCTCGACTCGATTGTCGAAAGCCTGACCCTGCACGGCTACCAACTGGCCGAGGAACCGCAGATCTGGCGTCTGCACCTGCAGGCTCAGCTCCGGCAGATCAACGGCTCGCGTGGCCGGCAGTTGCATTGA
- a CDS encoding Lon protease family protein, which translates to MSDSVAASLRLAPEALTRPFSAEQFSFSTTNDLEPFRGVLGQERAVEALQFGVAMPRPGYNVFVMGEPGTGRFSFVKRYLKAEGKRLQTPSDWVYVNHFDEPREPRALELPAGEAGAFISDIGGLIDNLLATFPAVFEHPSYQQKKSGIDRSFNQRYDRALDVIERLALEKDVALYRDSSNIAFTPMSDGKALDEAEFAQLPEAERERFHADIADLEERLNEELASLPQWKRESNNQLRQLNEETITLALQPLLAPLSEKYAENAAVCGYLQAMQVNLLRTVVEQLVDDSKTDAVARKLLEEQYAPSLVVGHPASGGAPVVFEPHPTYDNLFGRIEYSTDQGALYTTYRQLRPGALHRANGGFLILEAEKMLSEPFVWDALKRALQSRKLKMESPLGELGRLATVTLNPQVIPLQVKVIIIGARQLYYTLQDLDPDFQEMFRVLVDFDEDIPMVDESLEQFAQLLKTRTSEEGMAPLTADAVARLATYSARLAEHQGRLSARIGDLFQLVSEADFIRHLAGDERTDAGHIERALKAKATRTGRVSARILDDMLAGIILIDTAGAAVGKCNGLTVLEVGDSAFGVPARISATVYPGGSGIVDIEREVNLGQPIHSKGVMILTGYLGSRYAQEFPLAISASIALEQSYGYVDGDSASLGEACTLISALSKTPLKQCFAITGSINQFGEVQAVGGVNEKIEGFFRLCEARGLTGEQGAIIPQANVATLMLDEKVLQAVRAGMFHVYAVRQADEALSLLVGEPAGEPDADGQFPEGSVNARVVERLRVIAELISEEDLKEAEKEAAEQALAEVKPS; encoded by the coding sequence ATGTCTGATTCTGTTGCTGCCAGCCTGCGTCTTGCGCCTGAAGCGCTGACTCGCCCTTTTTCCGCTGAACAGTTCAGCTTCTCTACCACCAATGATCTGGAGCCTTTTCGCGGTGTGCTTGGCCAGGAACGCGCGGTCGAAGCGTTGCAGTTCGGTGTGGCGATGCCACGCCCCGGTTACAACGTGTTCGTCATGGGCGAACCGGGAACCGGTCGGTTTTCATTCGTCAAACGTTACCTCAAGGCCGAAGGCAAGCGTTTGCAGACCCCTTCGGACTGGGTTTACGTCAATCATTTCGATGAACCACGGGAGCCACGTGCGCTGGAGTTGCCTGCGGGCGAGGCCGGCGCCTTCATCAGTGACATCGGTGGTCTGATCGACAATCTGCTGGCGACTTTTCCGGCAGTATTCGAGCACCCTTCCTACCAGCAGAAAAAAAGCGGTATCGATCGCTCCTTCAATCAGCGCTACGACCGCGCGCTGGATGTGATCGAGCGCCTGGCGCTGGAGAAGGACGTCGCCCTGTACCGTGACAGCAGCAATATTGCCTTTACTCCGATGAGCGACGGCAAGGCCCTTGACGAAGCAGAGTTCGCCCAGTTGCCGGAGGCCGAGCGCGAGCGTTTCCATGCCGACATCGCCGACCTCGAGGAACGCCTCAACGAGGAACTGGCCAGCCTGCCGCAATGGAAACGTGAGTCGAACAATCAACTGCGCCAGTTGAACGAAGAAACCATCACCCTGGCCTTGCAGCCCCTGCTTGCACCGTTGTCGGAAAAGTACGCGGAAAATGCGGCCGTCTGTGGGTACCTGCAAGCCATGCAGGTCAATCTGCTCAGGACCGTGGTCGAGCAACTGGTCGACGACAGCAAGACTGACGCCGTGGCCCGCAAGCTGCTCGAAGAGCAGTATGCCCCGAGCCTGGTGGTCGGCCATCCGGCCAGCGGCGGTGCGCCGGTGGTGTTCGAGCCGCACCCGACCTACGACAACCTGTTCGGCCGGATCGAATACAGCACTGACCAGGGCGCGTTGTACACCACCTACCGGCAACTGCGCCCCGGGGCGTTGCACCGGGCCAATGGCGGTTTCCTGATCCTCGAAGCCGAGAAGATGCTCAGCGAGCCGTTCGTCTGGGATGCCCTCAAGCGGGCGTTGCAGTCGCGCAAGTTGAAGATGGAGTCGCCGCTGGGCGAGCTGGGGCGCCTGGCGACCGTGACCCTGAACCCGCAAGTGATCCCGTTGCAGGTCAAGGTCATCATCATCGGCGCTCGCCAGCTCTACTACACCCTGCAGGACCTGGATCCGGATTTTCAGGAGATGTTCCGGGTGCTTGTGGACTTCGACGAAGACATTCCAATGGTCGACGAGAGCCTTGAGCAGTTCGCGCAGTTGCTCAAGACCCGTACCTCGGAAGAGGGCATGGCGCCGCTGACCGCCGATGCGGTGGCGCGCCTGGCGACCTACAGCGCGCGCCTGGCCGAACACCAGGGGCGTTTGTCGGCGCGCATCGGCGATCTGTTCCAGTTGGTCAGCGAGGCGGATTTCATTCGGCACCTGGCCGGCGATGAACGGACTGACGCCGGCCATATCGAGCGGGCGCTGAAGGCCAAGGCCACGCGTACCGGGCGAGTATCGGCGCGGATTCTCGACGACATGCTGGCGGGTATCATCCTCATCGATACCGCCGGTGCGGCAGTCGGCAAGTGCAACGGTCTGACGGTGCTGGAGGTCGGTGATTCGGCGTTTGGCGTGCCGGCGCGAATTTCCGCCACGGTCTATCCGGGTGGCAGCGGCATCGTCGACATCGAGCGTGAAGTGAACCTTGGCCAGCCGATTCACTCTAAAGGGGTAATGATCCTGACCGGCTACCTGGGTAGCCGATATGCCCAAGAGTTTCCCTTGGCGATTTCCGCGAGTATCGCCCTGGAGCAGTCCTACGGTTACGTGGATGGCGACAGCGCGTCCCTCGGCGAGGCCTGCACGTTGATTTCGGCCTTGTCGAAAACGCCGCTCAAGCAGTGCTTTGCCATTACCGGCTCGATCAACCAGTTCGGTGAGGTGCAGGCGGTCGGTGGGGTCAACGAGAAGATCGAAGGGTTCTTCCGTCTCTGCGAAGCTCGTGGCCTGACGGGCGAGCAGGGGGCGATCATCCCGCAGGCCAACGTCGCCACCCTGATGCTCGACGAGAAGGTCCTGCAGGCGGTACGTGCCGGGATGTTCCACGTCTATGCGGTGCGCCAGGCCGACGAGGCGCTGAGCCTGCTGGTGGGCGAGCCGGCCGGTGAGCCGGATGCCGATGGCCAGTTCCCGGAAGGCAGCGTCAATGCGCGGGTGGTGGAGCGTCTGCGGGTGATCGCCGAACTGATCAGTGAAGAGGATCTCAAGGAGGCCGAGAAGGAGGCCGCCGAGCAGGCGCTGGCGGAGGTCAAGCCGTCCTGA
- a CDS encoding DUF3015 domain-containing protein encodes MKRILLGTLFTVVSLQAMAQAPGGPDCGWGNMLFKGQRGTPAHFLASTTNGTSGNATFGMTSGTNGCSTKDALTYGGKSWIAMNGMMNELSEDMAKGQGEALTTYAVVLGVAPEDRAHFAAVTHEHFQQIFSKADVTADDVHTNTLAVLKNDPRLAKYATQA; translated from the coding sequence ATGAAACGGATTCTTCTCGGTACTCTCTTCACCGTTGTCTCCCTCCAGGCCATGGCACAGGCACCAGGCGGGCCGGATTGCGGTTGGGGCAACATGCTGTTCAAAGGCCAGCGCGGCACCCCGGCTCACTTCCTGGCTTCCACCACCAACGGCACTTCCGGTAACGCCACCTTCGGCATGACGTCCGGTACCAACGGTTGCTCGACCAAGGACGCCCTGACCTACGGCGGCAAATCCTGGATCGCCATGAATGGCATGATGAACGAGCTGTCGGAAGACATGGCCAAGGGCCAGGGCGAAGCCCTGACCACCTACGCTGTGGTGCTGGGTGTCGCCCCCGAGGATCGCGCGCATTTCGCTGCCGTGACCCACGAGCACTTCCAGCAGATCTTCAGCAAGGCCGACGTCACCGCCGACGACGTGCATACCAATACCCTGGCCGTTCTCAAGAACGACCCGCGCCTGGCCAAGTACGCTACCCAGGCTTGA
- a CDS encoding Lnb N-terminal periplasmic domain-containing protein, translating to MLKRLAYLALCACAPLQAASHLDDQRLQQLANDPFWISLGHYEHAKLGGWRSYVNDKKFFLAAEGAHHPDAELKATVAALYAPASAGNQHAQCVYPARTRWLKAQLQLNDLPAVDCSDFKQWFKEVSPHSTVMIFPAAYLNSPSSMFGHTLLRIDQADVQRDQTALLSYAINFGAYIEGSDNSILYAWKGLMGGYPGLFALVPYQEKLAEYRSLENRDLWEYRLNLTPEETARMVEHVWELKQIQFDYFFFDENCSYRLLELLQVARPRLRLTGQFPLTAIPTDTVKAVKEAGLVEKIDYRPSRERELLERAKPLSADEQQWVLKVSAEQKVLQDPAFKALPRDRQALIVDAAYRLERYRANGQERDPVQAQRSFELLRAINRNPAPELQITPPGLPENGHESRTWQAGVGTRGSRAFGEYGLRMAYHDLNDNAEGFPLGAQIEILQMKLRQYEGNHWQLQQLDLATIRSLTPRNELLQPWSWQVTGGLERVPGKHDDQTLVSHVNGGAGGTWQLSDNLLGFALGTVRLEHNADFAAFVSPASGFNTGLLWKNPLGNLSLEAKGDYFTNGEVRRSLSLNQQWELSRNLGLRLSAQREFSKLASAENEVMLELKWYHY from the coding sequence ATGCTCAAACGCCTTGCCTATCTGGCGCTCTGCGCCTGTGCTCCGCTCCAGGCCGCTTCACACCTCGATGATCAACGTTTGCAGCAACTGGCCAACGATCCCTTCTGGATTTCCCTGGGCCATTACGAACACGCCAAGCTCGGTGGCTGGCGCAGCTACGTCAATGACAAAAAATTCTTTCTCGCCGCCGAGGGTGCCCATCATCCCGATGCCGAACTGAAGGCTACCGTCGCCGCGCTCTACGCCCCGGCCAGCGCCGGCAATCAGCATGCACAGTGCGTGTATCCCGCACGGACTCGCTGGCTCAAGGCCCAATTGCAGTTGAACGACCTGCCGGCCGTGGACTGTTCCGACTTCAAGCAGTGGTTCAAGGAAGTTTCGCCCCACAGCACAGTGATGATCTTTCCCGCAGCCTACCTGAACAGCCCATCGTCGATGTTCGGACATACCCTGCTGCGGATCGACCAGGCCGATGTCCAGCGCGATCAGACCGCGCTGCTCAGCTACGCGATCAACTTCGGTGCCTACATCGAAGGCTCGGACAACAGCATCCTCTATGCCTGGAAAGGTTTGATGGGTGGCTACCCGGGCCTGTTCGCCCTGGTCCCCTACCAGGAAAAACTGGCCGAATACCGTAGCCTGGAAAACCGCGACCTGTGGGAATACCGGCTGAACCTGACCCCGGAAGAAACCGCACGCATGGTCGAGCACGTCTGGGAGCTGAAACAGATCCAGTTCGACTATTTCTTCTTCGACGAGAACTGCTCCTATCGCCTGCTCGAACTGCTGCAGGTCGCCCGCCCCAGACTGCGCCTGACCGGGCAGTTTCCGCTGACGGCGATCCCCACCGACACCGTGAAGGCGGTCAAGGAAGCTGGCCTGGTGGAGAAGATCGACTACCGCCCGTCCCGCGAGCGTGAACTGCTGGAACGGGCCAAGCCCCTGAGCGCCGACGAACAACAATGGGTACTCAAGGTCAGTGCCGAACAGAAAGTCCTGCAAGACCCGGCCTTCAAGGCTCTGCCCCGCGATCGCCAGGCTTTGATCGTCGATGCCGCCTATCGGCTCGAACGCTATCGGGCCAACGGCCAGGAGCGTGACCCGGTACAGGCACAACGCAGTTTCGAACTGCTGCGGGCAATCAATCGCAATCCGGCGCCGGAGTTGCAGATCACCCCGCCCGGGCTACCGGAAAACGGTCATGAGTCGCGGACCTGGCAGGCCGGCGTCGGCACTCGGGGCAGCCGGGCCTTTGGCGAGTACGGCCTGCGCATGGCCTACCACGACCTGAACGATAACGCCGAGGGCTTCCCTCTGGGCGCGCAGATCGAAATCCTGCAAATGAAACTGCGCCAGTACGAGGGCAACCACTGGCAGTTGCAACAACTGGACCTGGCGACCATCCGCTCGCTGACACCGCGCAATGAGCTGCTGCAACCCTGGTCCTGGCAAGTCACCGGCGGGCTGGAGCGGGTCCCCGGCAAGCATGACGACCAGACCCTGGTCAGCCATGTGAATGGCGGTGCCGGCGGCACCTGGCAACTGAGCGACAACCTGCTCGGCTTTGCCCTGGGCACCGTACGCCTGGAACACAACGCCGATTTCGCTGCCTTCGTCTCGCCGGCCAGCGGTTTCAACACCGGCCTGTTATGGAAGAACCCATTGGGCAACCTGAGCCTGGAAGCCAAGGGCGACTATTTCACCAATGGTGAAGTGCGCCGCAGCCTGAGCCTCAATCAGCAATGGGAGTTGTCGCGTAACCTCGGCCTGCGCCTGAGCGCTCAACGCGAGTTCAGCAAACTGGCGTCAGCGGAAAACGAAGTCATGCTGGAGCTGAAGTGGTACCACTATTGA
- the gdhA gene encoding NADP-specific glutamate dehydrogenase, giving the protein MTESVDHFLARLKTRDPDQPEFHQAVEEVLRSLWPFLEANPHYLTSGILERLCEPERAITFRVSWVDDQGKVQVNRGFRIQMNSAIGPYKGGLRFHPSVNLGVLKFLAFEQSFKNALTSLPMGGGKGGSDFDPKGKSDAEVMRFCQAFMSELYRHIGADVDVPAGDIGVGAREIGFLFGQYKRLANQFTSVLTGKGMSYGGSLIRPEATGFGCVYFAEEMLKRKGERVEGKRVAISGSGNVAQYAARKVMDLGGKVISLSDSEGTLYCETGLTQEQWQALMDLKNVQRGRISELAQRFGLEFLAGQHPWSLNCDIALPCATQNELDAEAARTLLRNGCICVAEGANMPTTLEAVDIFIEAGTLFAPGKASNAGGVAVSGLEMSQNAMRLLWTSGEVDSKLHGIMQAIHHACVHYGEENGRVNYVKGANIAGFVKVAEAMLAQGVV; this is encoded by the coding sequence ATGACCGAATCTGTCGACCACTTTCTCGCCCGTCTGAAAACACGTGATCCGGATCAACCGGAATTCCACCAGGCGGTGGAGGAAGTCCTGCGCAGCCTGTGGCCTTTTCTGGAGGCCAATCCGCACTATCTGACGTCGGGCATTCTCGAACGTCTGTGTGAGCCGGAACGGGCCATCACGTTTCGCGTGTCGTGGGTCGACGATCAGGGCAAGGTCCAGGTCAACCGCGGTTTCCGTATCCAGATGAACAGCGCCATCGGCCCGTACAAGGGCGGTCTGCGTTTCCATCCGTCGGTGAACCTCGGCGTGCTGAAGTTCCTCGCTTTCGAACAGAGCTTCAAGAACGCCCTGACTTCGCTGCCGATGGGCGGCGGCAAGGGTGGCTCGGACTTCGATCCCAAGGGCAAGAGCGATGCGGAGGTCATGCGGTTCTGCCAGGCGTTCATGAGCGAGTTGTATCGCCATATCGGTGCCGATGTGGATGTACCGGCCGGCGACATTGGTGTCGGCGCCCGCGAGATCGGTTTCCTGTTCGGTCAGTACAAGCGCCTGGCCAACCAGTTCACTTCGGTGCTGACCGGCAAGGGCATGAGCTACGGCGGCAGTCTGATCCGTCCGGAAGCGACCGGTTTCGGCTGCGTGTATTTCGCTGAGGAAATGCTCAAACGCAAGGGTGAACGGGTCGAAGGCAAGCGGGTGGCGATCTCCGGTTCCGGCAACGTCGCCCAGTATGCGGCGCGCAAGGTCATGGACCTGGGCGGCAAGGTGATCTCACTGTCCGACTCCGAGGGCACGCTGTATTGCGAAACCGGCCTGACGCAAGAGCAATGGCAGGCGCTGATGGACCTGAAGAACGTCCAGCGCGGGCGGATCAGCGAGCTGGCGCAACGTTTCGGCCTGGAGTTTCTGGCCGGCCAGCATCCCTGGAGCCTGAACTGCGATATCGCGCTGCCCTGCGCGACCCAGAACGAGCTGGATGCCGAAGCTGCCCGGACCCTGCTGCGCAATGGCTGCATCTGCGTGGCCGAAGGCGCCAACATGCCGACCACTCTGGAGGCTGTGGATATCTTTATCGAGGCCGGTACCCTGTTCGCTCCGGGCAAGGCCTCGAATGCCGGCGGTGTAGCGGTCAGTGGCCTGGAAATGTCGCAGAACGCCATGCGCCTGTTATGGACGTCGGGTGAGGTCGACAGCAAGCTGCACGGCATCATGCAGGCGATCCATCATGCCTGCGTGCACTACGGCGAGGAGAATGGTCGGGTCAACTACGTCAAGGGCGCCAACATTGCCGGCTTCGTCAAGGTCGCCGAAGCCATGCTGGCCCAAGGCGTGGTCTGA
- the ettA gene encoding energy-dependent translational throttle protein EttA, with protein sequence MAQYVFTMHRLGKVVPPKREILKNISLSFFPGAKIGVLGLNGSGKSTLLKIMAGVDTEFDGEARPMPDLNIGYLPQEPQLDPNKSVREVVEEAVSVIKDAQARLDEVYAAYADPDADFDKLAAEQAKLEAILQASDGHNLERQLEVAADALRLPAWDARVEHLSGGEKRRVALCRLLLSAPDMLLLDEPTNHLDADSVAWLEHFLHDFPGTVVAITHDRYFLDNVAGWILELDRGAGIPYEGNYSGWLEAKSDRLAQESKQQSAHEKAMKEELEWVRKGAKARQSKSKARLQRFEEMQSQEFQKRSETNEIYIPAGPRLGDKVIEFKNVTKGYGDRVLIDNLSFSMPKGAIVGVIGGNGAGKSTLFRMLMGKETPDSGSIEIGETVQLACVDQSREDLDGSKTVFQQISDGSDQIRIGNYEIPSRTYVGRFNFKGGDQQKFVKDLSGGERGRLHLALTLKEGGNVLLLDEPSNDLDVETLRSLEEALLDFPGAAIVISHDRWFLDRVATHILAYEDDSQAVFFEGNYTEYEADRKKRLGEAAAQPHRVRHKKLA encoded by the coding sequence ATGGCTCAATACGTCTTCACCATGCATCGGCTGGGCAAAGTTGTGCCGCCGAAGCGGGAAATCCTGAAAAACATCTCCCTGTCGTTTTTCCCTGGCGCCAAGATCGGCGTTCTGGGCCTGAACGGCTCGGGTAAGTCCACACTGTTGAAAATCATGGCGGGCGTCGACACCGAGTTCGACGGTGAGGCGCGGCCGATGCCGGACCTGAACATTGGCTACCTGCCACAGGAACCGCAACTGGACCCGAACAAAAGCGTGCGTGAAGTGGTCGAGGAAGCGGTCAGCGTGATCAAGGACGCCCAGGCTCGCCTGGATGAGGTCTACGCCGCTTACGCCGATCCGGATGCCGACTTCGACAAGCTGGCCGCCGAACAGGCCAAGCTGGAAGCGATCCTGCAGGCCAGCGACGGCCACAACCTGGAGCGTCAGCTGGAAGTCGCCGCCGATGCGCTGCGCCTGCCGGCCTGGGATGCTCGTGTCGAGCACCTGTCTGGTGGTGAAAAGCGTCGCGTTGCCCTGTGCCGCCTGCTGCTGTCGGCCCCGGACATGCTCCTGCTCGACGAACCGACCAACCACCTGGACGCCGATTCCGTGGCCTGGCTGGAGCACTTCCTGCACGACTTCCCGGGCACCGTGGTTGCGATCACCCACGACCGTTACTTCCTGGATAACGTCGCCGGCTGGATTCTCGAACTCGACCGCGGCGCCGGTATTCCGTACGAAGGCAACTATTCGGGCTGGCTGGAAGCCAAGTCCGATCGTCTGGCCCAGGAATCCAAGCAGCAGTCGGCGCATGAAAAGGCCATGAAAGAAGAACTGGAGTGGGTGCGCAAGGGCGCCAAGGCACGCCAGTCGAAATCCAAGGCTCGTCTGCAACGTTTCGAGGAAATGCAGTCGCAGGAATTCCAGAAACGCAGCGAGACCAACGAGATCTATATCCCGGCCGGTCCGCGCCTGGGTGACAAGGTCATCGAGTTCAAGAACGTCACCAAGGGCTATGGCGACCGCGTATTGATCGACAACCTGTCGTTCAGCATGCCCAAGGGCGCGATCGTCGGCGTGATCGGCGGTAACGGTGCGGGTAAATCGACGCTGTTCCGCATGCTGATGGGCAAGGAAACCCCGGACTCGGGCAGCATCGAGATCGGCGAAACCGTGCAACTGGCCTGCGTCGACCAGAGCCGCGAGGACCTGGACGGCAGCAAGACCGTGTTCCAGCAGATCTCCGATGGTTCCGACCAGATCCGCATCGGCAACTACGAGATCCCGTCGCGTACCTACGTCGGTCGCTTCAACTTCAAGGGGGGCGACCAGCAGAAATTCGTCAAGGACCTGTCCGGTGGTGAGCGCGGCCGCCTGCATCTGGCATTGACCCTGAAGGAGGGCGGTAACGTCCTGCTGCTCGACGAACCGTCCAACGACCTCGACGTCGAAACCCTGCGTTCCCTGGAAGAAGCCCTGCTGGACTTCCCGGGTGCGGCCATCGTGATTTCCCACGATCGGTGGTTCCTGGACCGTGTGGCCACGCATATCCTGGCCTACGAAGACGATTCGCAAGCGGTGTTCTTCGAAGGCAACTACACCGAGTACGAGGCCGATCGCAAGAAACGTCTCGGCGAGGCTGCGGCCCAGCCGCATCGTGTACGACACAAGAAACTGGCCTGA